Proteins encoded within one genomic window of Arachis ipaensis cultivar K30076 chromosome B08, Araip1.1, whole genome shotgun sequence:
- the LOC107611178 gene encoding GATA zinc finger domain-containing protein 14-like translates to MEMIAKRIDGLQIAAVSTANQPLAGWEQQKESYEEQQPEQVHYMHNQGAGQNEFHGDAYNPSWRNHPNLRWGDNQNQNSWQRSSNQNNSRNTNHQNHQNTNQNPYRKLQNNHPASTYYPPNNPSTNHKNFHSLSTSHTQPQLPQESRRISNLEMMMEKMMKHQELANKNHEASLRNLERQIGQLSKQPERPTNTFPSDTISNPKEECKAIQLRSGRTLEDDKVDSEVAIEDKDKEEPKKKEEEPQVSKKEKQVMEE, encoded by the coding sequence ATGGAGATGATAGCAAAAAGGATAGATGGTCTTCAAATAGCTGCAGTGAGCACTGCAAATCAACCACTAGCTGGATGGGAACAACAAAAAGAGAGTTATGAAGAGCAGCAGCCAGAACAAGTTcactatatgcacaaccaaggtgcTGGGCAGAATGAATTTCATGGAGACGCTTACAACCCCTCTTGGAGGAACCATCCCAATCTAAGATGGGGAGACAACCAGAACCAAAATTCATGGCAAAGGAGCTCCAACCAAAACAACTCCCGCAATACAAACCACCAgaaccatcaaaacactaaccaaaatccatatagaaaactaCAAAATAATCACCCTGCATCCACTTACTACCCACCAAATAACCCATCAACTAACCATAAAAATTTTCATTCACTATCCACATCCCATACTCAGCCACAACTACCCCAAGAATCCCGAAGAATCTCTaatttggagatgatgatggagaaaatgatgaagcatcAAGAGTTGGCTAATAAGAATCATGAAGCCTCACTGAGAAACCTGGAAAGACAAATAGGACAATTGTCCAAACAGCCAGAGAGACCAACCAATACTTTCCCAAGTGATACCATCTCAAATCCCAAAGAAGAGTGTAAAGCAATTCAACTCAGAAGTGGAAGGACACTGGAAGATGACAAAGTTGACAGTGAAGTGGCAATTGAAGATAAGGATAAGGAAGAgccaaagaagaaggaagaagaacctCAAGTTTCAAAGAAGGAAAAGCAAGTCATGGaagagtga